ACCAGGGCCCCGTATGCGATCGAAATGGCCACGCCCTGCGCGGGCGCCAGGCCCGCCAACAGCCAGATGCCGGCCGCCGCGCCCTCGCGCAGCCCCCAGCCGGCCACCGACAGCGGCAATGCCATCGCCAGCAGGACCATCGGCACCAGCGGCAGCAAGCTTGTTGCCGGCAAGGACACGCCGATTGCACGCGCGCTGCAGAGATAGACGGCGATATAGCTTGCCACCACCGCAAACGAGGCCAGCAACTGCTGCGGCAACACCGTTCGGGCCAGCATCGAATGACGCAGATCACGCCACAGGCGCGTCAGCGCCCGCCGCGAAAACCACAAAACTGCGGCACAGAAGGCTGCGATCACACCCGCAAGCTGCAGTTTCGGCGCAGCCGGGAACGTGGTCACGCTGCGCAGCAGAACCGGCGACGACAGCAGCGCCACGAGGGCAACCACCATCAGCGCCACCTGCCCGGAGACCCGCTCGATCAGCACCGCATGCCAGGCCCCGCGCACATCCTCGGCCTCAGACCCATGACGCCAGGCGCGACTCAGGTCACCGCCGACACCGCCGGGCAGCACCTGATTGAGAAAGGTGGCGAGGTAATACTCGCGAAACGCCCGCCCAAGGCTCAGATCGAGTCCCAGCCGGTGCGCGGTCAGGCGCCAGCGCCACGCTGAAACAAACACCTGCGGCACGCTGATTGCAAGCCCTGCCAGCACCCATCCCGGCGCCAGCGGGCCAACCGCGTCCAGCATTGCTGCGGGCTCGAGCCACCATAACAATGCGCCGAGCGCAGCAATGCTGATGAGGGCCCGCAACAGGATGAACAGCCGTCGGCGCCGGCCTGTGGCCGCGAGGTTCGACCTGGCTGCGCTCATCGCTTGCGTGTCTGGGACGACGCATCAGGTCGCGCCTCGGCACCGGGCTGGGCGAACAGGTCCGCATGTCCGACCTCGAGTACCCCGCACGCACCTTGCAGGCGTTCGACCCTGCGCCGGTGCCAGGCCGCAATCCGTGGCGTTTCGGCCGGACACTGGACCTGCGCAGCATCGCACCATCCCTGGACCAGTGCGAGCGCCAGCGCCAGCTCGTCCGGGTTGGCGAGACGCAGCCGCCACGGGCTGGGGGCCAAGGCCACCTCGAAACCCTGCGCGCGCAAGGCCGTGGCAAACGCGGCCGCCGCATCGGGGCCGAGCGCGCCGCCCACGCCCTTGTCCCGACGCTGGTGGTCGTTGAACGCCGCACGCACGAAG
This genomic interval from Parazoarcus communis contains the following:
- a CDS encoding lysylphosphatidylglycerol synthase transmembrane domain-containing protein, translating into MSAARSNLAATGRRRRLFILLRALISIAALGALLWWLEPAAMLDAVGPLAPGWVLAGLAISVPQVFVSAWRWRLTAHRLGLDLSLGRAFREYYLATFLNQVLPGGVGGDLSRAWRHGSEAEDVRGAWHAVLIERVSGQVALMVVALVALLSSPVLLRSVTTFPAAPKLQLAGVIAAFCAAVLWFSRRALTRLWRDLRHSMLARTVLPQQLLASFAVVASYIAVYLCSARAIGVSLPATSLLPLVPMVLLAMALPLSVAGWGLREGAAAGIWLLAGLAPAQGVAISIAYGALVFVSSLPGAVLLMLGGLGAGPRKGVARQGPQ